The DNA segment CTTGGCACCCGCTTTGGCGTCTTTTACTCCGACATAATCGTAGACGCCCCCCGATTCTTCCCAAGCTTCAAAACTGGTTTGAGGATCGTCGGTGACCCACAGGAATTCGGTCCGCAGTGCCTCGGGGGTCATCTTGAGGGGCCACTGGATTTCACCACCTGCGCGTCCGCCCCGTAGTAGTGGATTGGACGTCGTTAGGTTCACCGGAAAAAATCCTGCCAGTTTGCTGACGCGAGGATCGGTCCGTTTGGTGGTCCACTGCGGCATGTAGACCGGCCCCGATACCAGGATCATGCCGCCGGCTTGTTCGGATAACCAGCGATCGAGCAAGTCCAGTTGCGCCGCGTCCAGCTGTAACCAATCGACATCAAATGCGATCAAGGCGTCGTATTGAAACATCTCCTCAGGAGTCGAAGGAAATTCGCTCAGTTGGGCGTCCGCGTCCTGGCTCATTCCAGGTTGCCCCGTTTGCAAAAGCACGTCCAGTTGGGTCGATTTGTCGCGGAAAAGGAGGTTGCGAACGAAGCGATATTCACGCATTGGGCCGCCTGCAACCGCTAAGACGCGCAGTTTTCTTGCGACGACTTCGTAGCGGGCGTCGCGAATGTCGTCTTCGCTGTTTTGATCGCCCTCCGGCGGGACGACGCGGATCGCTAGTCGCCGTCGACCGATGGTTTCCGAGTCCATTTCAAAAGGGACTCCGGTCAACGTGCCGTCGACCGATAGCGTGACCTCTTTACTGTCGACAACTTCGCTCGGAACCGCGTCTCCGTCGGCCCCATCCAGCAACTGAACCTGCACGGTTACCGGTTCGCTGCCGCTGGCTTGTAGGACAGCCGACAAAGCGAATTTGTCACCGGGGTAGACACGGCGGGGAGCATCCAGATCGACGATTCGTACATTGACCGGGGCCAGCGAACTTCCCAGTCCCAGCGGATAAACCGAAACGCCGTTGCGAGCCGCAATTCCGGCGGCAGATGCGGCGGGAGTTCCGCCGTTGGTTTGTCCATCGGTCAAGACAATGATCGCCGCCAGGGTCGCGGGATCATGCCGCGTCAACACGCTACGCATTGCATCGCCCAGGTGCGTGGTTTGACCAGCTGCTAACAAAGCTTCGTTCCAATCTTGAACGCGTCGTTCCTCCGGCTTGTTTTCCTCGTCTCCGTCGGTGGGCCGTTGGTCTGGCGACGGCTCCGATGCGGGTTCGTTTTCGTCGGGGGCTTCCGTATCCGCGAAGCCAAGCAATGAGTTCAACGAGCGGTCAGCATGGATCGTCCATGCCCCGCTTAGCAAACAAATACCGGTAACGATCGTGATGACGCCCCAGAACAGCGGTTGCCCCAAGCTGGAAACTCGGCCCGTTGCCCCCAGGAACAGCGAAGCGGCGCAGAGGATCAGTGCCGCACAAATCGTCAGTAAACCAATCACCGCGACTCGCGATGAAGCGACCGGTAGGACTTCGGCGGCTTCAGCGTCGACAGGCGTATCGGTTTCGGCGGCGCGGACTTCTAACTCGCGCGGTTCATCACCTTGGTCAAATCCGTAAATCGTGACGCGTTGGTCCGCAGCAAACTCATCCAACCAACTGGAATCGGACATGATTTGCGCTGCCAGCTCGGATCGCGAGATCGAACCGATTTCATTGTCCGCCGGCAGGGACATGCTTTGGCTGGTATCGACCAACACAGCGATCTCGCTTTGCCGAACGCTGGATTGTTGTGTTCGACGAGTGAGCCCGAAGAAAAAGAAGACCAAACCGGCCAGCGTGCAGATTCGCAAGAAAATCAACGACATCCGTACCAGCCGCGGGAGCTCTTCGGTGTCGCGCCGGTACAGGCGAATCATCAATCCAAAGAGGACGGCGATCACCACGAACGTCAGAGCCCAAGCCCACCAGCCATCAAGCCATGCGGCGCGTTCAAGCGTGTAGACGATCTCTTGGCGATCCGATGAAACTACGTCCGCTTGGGCTAGTAAATTTGGCAGGAGTAATGAACCGATCATGAGCGGACTCCTGAACCACGCGGGGTGTGATAGCTTGCCCAATAAGCCAGCGCCTGTTCACTCGCTAGCAGTGTCCCCAGTATGGCCAGCAGGAGCATCGAAATCGCTGATCCACCAGCTCCGGTCGATTGTTGAACGATATCCTTGTTGTCATAAAACGTCAAAACAGCTGGCTGCACATCGCGTTGCATTTGAGCTCGATCGGCGCGGATTAAATTGCCCTCTTCCGTGCGGACCACGGAAGCATAGGGGACCACCTGCGGCGGGCCGTCCAGCGGCGACAACCAAGCTTCGGTTATTCCCGGAGTCAGCAGTGCAGCGACATCAGCCGCTCCATCGATTTCAGCCGTCCGCGGGTCGATGGTGATTTCCAGCCCGCCAGCTTGTTCAACAGCTTGCATTTCGATCGGCACGCGTGGAGGGTCTTGGACGGCTGTTAGCAGTTGGACCATTTGGCCGAATCGTTCTTTTGAGAATTCAATCTCTAGCGGCTCGTCCACCCACCGTGAAGTCGCTTCACTTTTTCCCGACCACATGAAGGCATTCGCACGCAGCAGCATGACGACAAACGTTGGGTCGCCGGCCCAGTTCGACCACTTCGGATCCAAGCCCGCCAGAAAAGTTAAGACGCGTCCTTTCCCTTCGGTGTGCTGGACAGCGAGGGGGCGGCCGTCCTGTCGTTCCAGAACTCGGCGCGGTGGATTTGTGCCAGCCAGACGTGGGTCTTCGGTATCCAGCCCCCAGCTATTGGTTAACCCGACTCGACCAAACGCAGCGTCGCCGAGCGGTTCCAGCGGTGCGGTCAGAGGATGGTCCCCGACCATCACGATATTGCTGCTCGCTTGTTCGTCAAGCGGCAAAGGAACCGATTCGGTCAATGCTCCGGGCAGCAGCCCACGTCCTTCTGCCAACAGAATTTCAGTTAGTTTTTCGGGCTGTACGTTGGAACCGAGGAACCAAGCTAGACCGCCGCCTTGGGAAACATATTGTTGCAAGACAACGGCGGTGTTCTGGCTGATCGTTTCGGGATCGACACAGTAGATCGCTCGGTAAGGAAGCAGGTCTTCCAAGGTTGCCGAACGCAGAAAGCTGGAGGGGCGAATTTCGGGGATGGCACCGGTCTGGACTTGGCTG comes from the Roseimaritima multifibrata genome and includes:
- a CDS encoding VWA domain-containing protein gives rise to the protein MIGSLLLPNLLAQADVVSSDRQEIVYTLERAAWLDGWWAWALTFVVIAVLFGLMIRLYRRDTEELPRLVRMSLIFLRICTLAGLVFFFFGLTRRTQQSSVRQSEIAVLVDTSQSMSLPADNEIGSISRSELAAQIMSDSSWLDEFAADQRVTIYGFDQGDEPRELEVRAAETDTPVDAEAAEVLPVASSRVAVIGLLTICAALILCAASLFLGATGRVSSLGQPLFWGVITIVTGICLLSGAWTIHADRSLNSLLGFADTEAPDENEPASEPSPDQRPTDGDEENKPEERRVQDWNEALLAAGQTTHLGDAMRSVLTRHDPATLAAIIVLTDGQTNGGTPAASAAGIAARNGVSVYPLGLGSSLAPVNVRIVDLDAPRRVYPGDKFALSAVLQASGSEPVTVQVQLLDGADGDAVPSEVVDSKEVTLSVDGTLTGVPFEMDSETIGRRRLAIRVVPPEGDQNSEDDIRDARYEVVARKLRVLAVAGGPMREYRFVRNLLFRDKSTQLDVLLQTGQPGMSQDADAQLSEFPSTPEEMFQYDALIAFDVDWLQLDAAQLDLLDRWLSEQAGGMILVSGPVYMPQWTTKRTDPRVSKLAGFFPVNLTTSNPLLRGGRAGGEIQWPLKMTPEALRTEFLWVTDDPQTSFEAWEESGGVYDYVGVKDAKAGAKVYAYFSDPTTAISDQYPVYMASQFYGAGRVFFLGSGEMWRLRGVSDAYFDNFYTKLLRWVSEGRLMRDSNRGLLLVDRPRAMVGESINVRAVLTNEQFEPLDVPSVNVDILAPGGQIGQMQLTPLPGEPRAGTYGGRMLVREAGNYELRLTLGDSLKEDVLQQTIQVRLPTLELERPRRNDDDLMTVAKLTGGIYLPIGEPSSDSANVAPTAALATLTGTIEPQPQTSVLPGAPDRDFNRRLNASLMWLLATCLTFEWVVRRLHRLA